From Pseudomonas fluorescens:
ACACCCTCGGTTTACCGGAGGTGTTCGGCCTGGTGCGGCCCGACCACGCGGCGTCGATCCGTGTGCTGGAGAAGGTCGGCATGCAGCCATTCGGTGTGCTCGATGATGTGCCCGGCAAAGCGCCGAGCCGGGTGATGCGCGTTTGTTGTCCTACAACATAGCTGCGTTGACGTTTTTCACCCCCGCGCGATAGCCCACCAAAGCCTCAATATTTCACATTGACAGCGGAAAGGCAGCCCGATATAAAAGCCACAGTTGTACGACGACATATGACGTTACATGTGTCCTACCTAACAAAAATAAAAAGTGATGCCATGAACTTGATCGAGCCCATCAACGCCCAGCGCGTTGGCCAAGCTGTAGGCAACTATCGCTGGACCATCTGCGCGATGCTGTTCTTCGCCACCACCGTCAATTACCTCGACCGCCAGGTGCTCAGCCTGTTGGCGCCGCAGTTGTCCACGCAATTCGGCTGGAGCAACACCGACTACGCCAACATTGCGGCGGTGTTTCAGTTTGTCTATGCGATTTCCATGCTGTTTGCCGGGCGGTTCGTCGACAAGATCGGCACCAAGGCGGCGTACGTGATCGCGATTGCGATCTGGTCCACCGGCGCCATCATGCATGCGTTCTCGGTACCGATGGGTGAGGGGATTGCTGCCGTGAGCGGGGCGATCGGTCTGGCGGTGATCCCGGTCTCCATCGCCGGCTTCATGCTGTCGCGCGCGGTATTGGCGATTGGCGAAGCGGGTAACTTTCCGATTGCGATCAAGGCCACTGCCGAGTATTTCCCAAAGAAAGAGCGCTCCCTGGCCACCGGTATTTTCAACTCGGGCGCCAACGTCGGCGCGATCCTGGCACCGATTTGCGTGCCGCTGATCGCCGGGATGTGGGGGTGGGAAGCGGCCTTTATGGTCATCGGCATGCTCGGCTTCGTCTGGGTCGCGGTGTGGGCAGCGGTCTACGAAAAGCCGGAGCAGCAAAAACGCCTGTCTGCCGAGGAGCTGGCGTACATTCGCAGCGACCAGACGGTGCAGCCATTCCCCCCGGCAATGGCGGGCGCGGTCGAGAAGAAAGTCTCATGGTTCAAGTTGCTCACCTACCGCCAGACCTGGGCGTTTGCCTTTGGCAAGTTCATGACCGACGGCGTGTGGTGGTTCTTCCTGTTCTGGTTGCCCACCTACCTGTCGGCGCAATACGGCATGAAAGGCG
This genomic window contains:
- a CDS encoding MFS transporter, whose translation is MNLIEPINAQRVGQAVGNYRWTICAMLFFATTVNYLDRQVLSLLAPQLSTQFGWSNTDYANIAAVFQFVYAISMLFAGRFVDKIGTKAAYVIAIAIWSTGAIMHAFSVPMGEGIAAVSGAIGLAVIPVSIAGFMLSRAVLAIGEAGNFPIAIKATAEYFPKKERSLATGIFNSGANVGAILAPICVPLIAGMWGWEAAFMVIGMLGFVWVAVWAAVYEKPEQQKRLSAEELAYIRSDQTVQPFPPAMAGAVEKKVSWFKLLTYRQTWAFAFGKFMTDGVWWFFLFWLPTYLSAQYGMKGADIVMPLAVLYSMTMVGSIGGGWFPSYFMARGDAPYDGRMKAMLVIALFPLVVLLAQPLGYISFWVPVLLIGVGASAHQAWSCNIFTTVSDMFPQKTVASVVGIGGMAGGLGGVVMTKIGGWVFDYYKSIGDIHTGYMIMFAICALAYLVAWSVMKTLVPRHKEITDL